In Cryomorphaceae bacterium, the following proteins share a genomic window:
- a CDS encoding Crp/Fnr family transcriptional regulator, with product MQTKASLQDYLLHHAKMRPEAVERLLQHTQTRECEKGEILMHVGQVCRQTFFVETGLLRLFSTDSKGREHVLQFAPENGWITDRSSLYFNEPSGYQIDAIVVTRVRVLEESFFGKARELSPVFRRFNEQLLQNHIRHLQHRINLLIGADAETRYMDFVQRYPDLMLRVPQWMIASYLGITPESLSRVRRDLAEKNFKK from the coding sequence ATGCAGACCAAAGCTTCACTTCAGGATTACCTGTTGCACCATGCGAAGATGCGGCCCGAGGCTGTAGAGCGGCTGTTGCAACACACCCAAACCCGCGAATGCGAAAAAGGAGAAATCCTCATGCACGTGGGGCAGGTGTGCCGGCAAACATTTTTCGTTGAAACAGGCTTGTTGCGTCTGTTCTCTACCGACAGCAAAGGCCGTGAGCACGTGCTGCAGTTTGCTCCGGAAAACGGATGGATTACCGACCGAAGCAGCTTGTATTTCAATGAACCCTCAGGTTACCAGATTGACGCCATTGTGGTTACACGTGTGCGTGTGCTGGAAGAATCATTTTTCGGAAAAGCCCGCGAGCTCAGCCCCGTTTTCAGGCGTTTTAATGAACAACTGCTCCAGAACCACATCCGGCATCTGCAGCACCGCATCAACCTGCTGATTGGTGCCGACGCCGAAACCCGTTACATGGATTTTGTACAGCGCTACCCCGATTTGATGCTTCGGGTGCCACAGTGGATGATTGCCTCCTACCTGGGCATCACGCCCGAAAGCCTCAGTCGGGTGCGCCGCGACCTGGCCGAAAAGAATTTCAAAAAGTAA
- a CDS encoding pirin family protein translates to MATRNIEAVVTPRPPHYVGDGFRVHNFIPSDQRLNMIRMDPFIMLDYNARFYFPPSEKPRGVGVHPHRGFETVTIAYAGKVAHHDSSGGGGVIGEGDVQWMTAASGVLHKEYHEEQFSKEGGDFQMVQLWVNLPAKHKMDPPGYQGIKASDMGRHILPDGAGEVEVIAGNFRGTAGPALTFSPLHLQHARLNAGGEVEFEFPAQYNTALLVVEGSVQVNDRDVAVSQFALMANNGERFSIRATEKSVVLVLSGEPLREPIAAHGPFVMNSREELIQAFEDFNTGKFGYLED, encoded by the coding sequence ATGGCAACAAGAAACATTGAAGCGGTGGTTACACCACGTCCGCCCCACTACGTAGGCGACGGATTCAGGGTGCACAACTTTATTCCCTCCGATCAGCGACTCAATATGATTCGCATGGATCCCTTTATCATGCTCGATTACAACGCCCGATTTTACTTTCCGCCCAGCGAGAAGCCACGTGGCGTAGGTGTTCACCCGCATCGCGGTTTTGAAACCGTTACCATTGCCTACGCGGGCAAAGTGGCACACCACGACAGCAGCGGCGGGGGAGGAGTAATAGGAGAGGGCGATGTTCAGTGGATGACCGCCGCATCGGGCGTGCTCCACAAAGAGTACCACGAAGAGCAGTTCAGTAAAGAGGGTGGCGATTTTCAAATGGTGCAACTGTGGGTTAATCTGCCCGCCAAACACAAAATGGACCCTCCCGGATACCAGGGCATCAAAGCATCGGACATGGGCCGACATATCCTTCCTGACGGTGCCGGTGAAGTTGAAGTTATTGCAGGTAATTTTCGCGGCACAGCCGGTCCGGCCCTTACCTTTTCGCCCCTGCACCTGCAACACGCCCGGTTGAATGCCGGGGGTGAAGTGGAGTTTGAGTTTCCCGCACAGTACAACACGGCCTTGCTGGTGGTTGAAGGCAGCGTTCAGGTAAACGACCGCGACGTTGCAGTGAGTCAGTTCGCGCTGATGGCTAACAATGGCGAGCGTTTCTCAATTCGCGCCACTGAAAAATCTGTGGTGCTTGTGCTGAGTGGAGAACCCTTGAGAGAGCCCATCGCCGCGCATGGTCCTTTCGTGATGAACTCTCGCGAAGAGCTGATTCAGGCATTTGAAGATTTCAATACCGGTAAGTTCGGGTATCTGGAGGATTGA
- the gatC gene encoding Asp-tRNA(Asn)/Glu-tRNA(Gln) amidotransferase subunit GatC — MNIDDNTIDHLAKLSRLAFTQEQKEQIKSDLQNILNLVDKLGELNTEGVEPLIHMTEHVNVLRDDVVKESITREEALRNAPKKDSDYFKVPKVIAQPSQSQ; from the coding sequence ATGAATATAGACGACAACACCATTGATCACCTCGCTAAACTCTCACGCCTTGCGTTTACGCAAGAGCAAAAAGAGCAGATTAAGAGTGATTTGCAAAATATTCTGAATCTTGTGGACAAACTTGGTGAGCTGAATACCGAGGGCGTAGAGCCGCTCATCCACATGACCGAACATGTGAATGTGTTGCGCGACGATGTCGTAAAGGAGAGCATCACCCGCGAGGAAGCCCTTCGCAACGCTCCCAAAAAAGACTCCGATTATTTTAAGGTGCCCAAAGTAATTGCACAACCTTCACAAAGTCAATGA
- the rbfA gene encoding 30S ribosome-binding factor RbfA, whose amino-acid sequence MASIRQEKIASLIQREMAQIIQRESAHFGPGVMASVTVVRVSPDMGYAKIYISLFGAKNPDELIEQANRDKGFYRKLLGDGVGKVLRKVPDLRFFLDDSLDYSEQIDELLQ is encoded by the coding sequence ATGGCCTCCATACGTCAGGAAAAAATAGCCAGTTTGATTCAGCGCGAAATGGCGCAGATTATCCAACGCGAGTCGGCACATTTTGGGCCGGGGGTGATGGCATCGGTTACTGTGGTGCGCGTATCGCCCGACATGGGTTACGCAAAGATTTACATCAGTCTGTTTGGCGCCAAAAACCCCGACGAGCTGATAGAACAGGCCAACCGCGACAAAGGTTTCTACCGTAAATTGTTGGGCGATGGAGTGGGAAAAGTGCTGCGCAAAGTGCCCGATTTGCGTTTTTTTCTGGATGACTCACTGGATTACTCCGAGCAGATTGACGAATTGCTGCAATAG
- a CDS encoding ABC transporter permease, whose translation MNFPFYIARRYLFSKKSHNIINVISAISLSVVAVVTMAMIIVLSAMNGIEGLVKNLYSIFEPDITITPARGKTFEVGAADTVALANVPGVRYVLPVIEENVLIEYGGAQRIATLKGVHDNYADFTRLDSVLVDGSFMLHDRGLYFAMVGYGLKYELGMNLYQASMRPLKVFAPIRGRRISQSQERAFNRKDMMIGGIFSISPDFDNRYVLASMDFTADLFGYQNERTALEIGLQPGVDARRMQRTLSEAVGEDFVVKTRMQKNELIFQTNQSEKWITFFILSFILLIASFNIIASLTMLIIDKKKDTFVLSSMGASRAAIRRIFFFEGVLINAIGAGLGLGLGYLFCVLHLQFGLIPLEGGIVPYYPMEMLPGDFFAVFGVVMLVGGITSSVPIYYFTRTMQAS comes from the coding sequence GTGAATTTTCCGTTTTACATAGCCCGTCGCTACCTCTTTTCCAAAAAGTCGCACAACATCATCAACGTTATTTCCGCTATCTCACTTTCGGTGGTGGCAGTGGTAACCATGGCCATGATTATCGTGCTCTCGGCCATGAACGGCATTGAGGGCTTGGTAAAGAACCTCTACAGTATTTTTGAGCCGGATATTACCATTACCCCTGCACGGGGCAAAACCTTTGAGGTGGGTGCAGCCGATACAGTGGCCCTGGCAAATGTGCCGGGCGTGCGCTATGTGTTGCCCGTGATAGAGGAAAACGTGCTCATTGAATACGGCGGTGCGCAGCGCATTGCAACACTCAAAGGAGTACACGACAACTACGCCGACTTTACCCGCCTCGATTCGGTGCTGGTAGATGGCTCCTTTATGCTGCACGACCGCGGACTCTATTTCGCCATGGTGGGCTACGGGTTAAAGTACGAATTGGGCATGAACCTTTATCAGGCTTCCATGCGCCCGCTCAAGGTGTTTGCACCCATTCGAGGCAGGCGCATCAGCCAGAGCCAGGAACGGGCATTTAACCGCAAAGACATGATGATTGGTGGTATTTTTAGTATCAGTCCGGATTTTGATAACCGCTATGTGCTGGCCTCCATGGACTTTACCGCTGATCTGTTCGGATACCAAAACGAGCGAACGGCGCTGGAGATTGGGTTGCAGCCGGGCGTGGATGCCCGTCGCATGCAGCGCACCTTGAGTGAGGCGGTGGGCGAGGATTTTGTGGTGAAAACACGAATGCAAAAGAACGAGCTGATTTTTCAAACCAACCAGAGCGAAAAGTGGATCACATTCTTCATTCTGTCCTTTATTCTGCTGATCGCCTCGTTCAACATCATCGCATCGCTCACCATGCTCATCATCGACAAGAAGAAAGACACCTTTGTGCTCAGCAGCATGGGGGCATCGCGCGCGGCCATCCGCCGCATCTTTTTCTTCGAAGGGGTGCTGATCAATGCCATTGGCGCCGGGCTGGGGCTGGGGCTGGGCTACCTCTTTTGCGTGTTGCACCTGCAATTTGGTTTGATTCCGCTCGAAGGGGGAATCGTACCCTATTATCCCATGGAGATGCTTCCCGGTGATTTCTTTGCTGTGTTTGGTGTGGTGATGCTGGTGGGGGGAATAACCAGTTCGGTGCCTATCTACTACTTTACCAGAACCATGCAAGCGTCGTGA
- a CDS encoding 50S ribosomal protein L13, with product MNTLSYKTISANRNTVKKEWVLVDAENQTLGRLASKVAKIIRGKNKPDYTPHVDCGDNVIVVNAEKVKLSGNKMQDKVYLRHTGYPGGQRELTAQQLLNRKPIALVETAVRGMLPKNKLGSKLYTNLHVFEGPSHNHEAQKPRTINLDDIK from the coding sequence GTGAACACCTTAAGTTACAAGACCATTTCGGCCAACCGCAACACCGTAAAGAAAGAGTGGGTGTTGGTAGATGCCGAGAACCAGACGCTGGGTCGTTTGGCCAGTAAAGTTGCCAAAATCATTCGTGGCAAAAACAAGCCCGATTACACCCCGCACGTAGATTGCGGAGACAATGTAATTGTGGTAAACGCCGAAAAGGTAAAACTGAGCGGCAACAAGATGCAGGACAAAGTGTACCTCCGTCACACGGGTTATCCCGGTGGCCAGCGCGAGCTCACGGCCCAGCAACTGCTCAACCGCAAGCCCATCGCCTTGGTTGAAACAGCCGTTCGCGGTATGCTTCCCAAGAACAAATTGGGCAGCAAGCTCTACACCAATCTTCATGTGTTTGAGGGCCCCTCGCACAACCACGAGGCACAAAAGCCCCGCACCATCAACCTCGACGATATTAAATAA
- a CDS encoding 30S ribosomal protein S9 yields the protein MDINNTTGRRKNAVARVYLKEGNGKITVNKRDVSEYFNTMILRYRVNQPFILTETEGKFDVNVNVHGGGFTGQAEAIRLGISRALVERDPEFRPMLKVESLLTRDPRMVERKKFGQKKARKKFQFSKR from the coding sequence ATGGATATCAATAACACAACCGGTCGCCGAAAAAATGCCGTAGCGCGTGTGTACCTCAAGGAAGGTAACGGAAAGATCACCGTAAACAAGCGCGACGTGTCGGAGTATTTCAACACCATGATTTTGCGCTATCGCGTGAACCAGCCCTTCATCCTTACCGAAACCGAAGGCAAGTTCGATGTGAACGTAAACGTACACGGTGGTGGTTTTACAGGTCAGGCGGAAGCTATTCGATTGGGAATCTCACGTGCTCTCGTTGAGCGCGACCCCGAATTCCGCCCGATGCTTAAAGTTGAAAGCCTCCTGACCCGTGACCCTCGTATGGTGGAGCGCAAGAAATTCGGTCAGAAGAAAGCCCGTAAGAAGTTCCAGTTCAGCAAGCGTTAA
- the rpsB gene encoding 30S ribosomal protein S2, producing MSRTNFQELLEAGVHFGHLKRKWNPSMAPYIFGEKKGIHVIDLNKTVHKVEEAAAAMKQIAKSGRKILFVATKKQAKDLVAERVKAIGMPYVTERWSGGMLTNFGTIRRAVKKMSTIDKMQTDGTFENISKREKLQILRQREKLEKNLGSIADMNRIPAAIFIVDINKEHIALEEAKKLNITTFAMVDTNADPNMVDFPIPANDDATKSIALVLDIMIKAVQEGMGERKNDRDKKEEAPATEAAEADKQ from the coding sequence ATGTCACGTACCAATTTTCAAGAGCTTCTGGAAGCCGGAGTGCACTTCGGTCACCTCAAGCGCAAGTGGAACCCTAGCATGGCTCCCTATATTTTCGGAGAGAAAAAGGGAATCCATGTAATAGACCTTAACAAAACCGTACACAAAGTAGAAGAAGCTGCTGCCGCGATGAAGCAAATTGCCAAGTCCGGACGCAAAATTCTTTTTGTGGCCACCAAAAAGCAGGCTAAAGACCTCGTTGCCGAGCGCGTAAAGGCCATCGGAATGCCCTACGTAACCGAGCGCTGGTCGGGTGGTATGCTTACCAACTTTGGAACCATCCGCCGGGCGGTGAAAAAGATGAGCACCATCGATAAAATGCAGACAGACGGTACATTCGAGAATATTTCCAAGCGCGAGAAACTTCAGATCCTTCGCCAGCGCGAGAAACTCGAAAAGAACCTCGGAAGCATTGCCGATATGAACCGCATTCCCGCGGCTATTTTCATCGTGGACATCAACAAAGAGCATATTGCCCTTGAAGAAGCAAAAAAGCTCAACATTACCACCTTTGCAATGGTTGATACCAATGCAGATCCTAATATGGTTGATTTCCCTATTCCTGCCAACGACGACGCTACCAAGTCAATTGCGCTGGTGCTTGATATCATGATCAAGGCTGTTCAGGAAGGAATGGGTGAGCGCAAGAACGACCGCGATAAGAAAGAAGAAGCTCCTGCCACCGAAGCTGCAGAAGCCGACAAGCAATAA
- a CDS encoding elongation factor Ts → MNITAADVNKLRKQTGAGMMDCKKALVEANGDFEAAVDILRKQGQKVAAKRSDRDAAEGLVIAKTTADGTKGVMVVVNCETDFVAKNEDFGKFANQILDVAMEHSPADIEALKALPFAGNGITIGEKIIEQTGVIGEKIDLSGYEQINAAMVYAYNHPGNKLASMVGLSKGGDFQEAAKDVAMQIAAMDPVAVSKEEVPQETIDREIEVGKEQAIQEGKPADMAEKIAMGRLNKFFKENTLLSQEYIKDNKKTIEQYLKGFDAELTVTSFKRIALSV, encoded by the coding sequence ATGAATATTACTGCTGCAGATGTAAATAAACTGCGCAAGCAAACCGGCGCAGGTATGATGGATTGCAAAAAAGCATTGGTTGAGGCCAATGGCGACTTTGAAGCTGCTGTGGACATCCTCCGCAAGCAAGGTCAGAAAGTGGCTGCCAAACGCAGCGACCGCGATGCCGCCGAAGGTCTTGTAATAGCCAAAACTACTGCCGACGGCACCAAAGGTGTAATGGTGGTAGTAAACTGCGAAACCGACTTTGTAGCCAAAAACGAAGATTTCGGAAAATTCGCCAACCAGATTCTAGACGTGGCCATGGAGCACAGCCCAGCTGATATAGAAGCTCTAAAGGCCTTGCCCTTTGCCGGAAACGGTATCACCATCGGTGAGAAAATCATTGAGCAAACGGGTGTAATCGGAGAGAAAATTGACCTGAGTGGCTACGAGCAAATCAACGCCGCCATGGTTTACGCCTACAACCACCCCGGAAACAAACTGGCTTCGATGGTTGGTTTGAGCAAAGGTGGCGACTTCCAGGAAGCAGCCAAGGACGTGGCCATGCAGATTGCTGCCATGGATCCCGTTGCAGTGAGCAAAGAGGAAGTTCCCCAGGAAACCATTGACCGGGAAATTGAGGTGGGCAAGGAGCAAGCCATTCAGGAAGGTAAGCCGGCCGACATGGCTGAGAAAATTGCCATGGGTCGCCTCAACAAGTTCTTTAAAGAGAACACCCTCCTCAGCCAGGAATACATCAAAGACAACAAGAAAACCATTGAGCAATACCTCAAAGGCTTCGACGCTGAACTTACCGTCACAAGCTTCAAAAGGATAGCGCTCAGCGTTTAA
- a CDS encoding UMP kinase — protein MKYRRVLLKLSGEALMGNQQFGIDHNRLMQYAYDIKAACDQGVELALVVGGGNIFRGVQAVEGGMERTQGDYMGMLATMINSMALQSALESINVQTRLMSAIKMEQIAESFIRRRAIRHLQKGRVVIFGAGTGNPYFTTDSAASLRAIEINADVILKGTRVDGIYSADPEKDASAVKYDTVTFDEVYSKGLNVMDLTAFTLCNENKLPIIVFDMNAPGNLSRVITGEHVGTLVEF, from the coding sequence ATGAAATACCGACGCGTTCTGTTGAAGCTAAGTGGTGAAGCCCTGATGGGAAACCAGCAATTTGGCATCGATCACAACCGACTGATGCAGTACGCCTACGATATTAAAGCTGCTTGCGATCAGGGTGTGGAATTGGCGCTCGTAGTGGGAGGAGGAAATATTTTCCGCGGTGTGCAGGCCGTAGAAGGAGGCATGGAACGCACCCAGGGAGACTACATGGGAATGCTCGCCACCATGATCAACAGCATGGCACTGCAGTCAGCCCTCGAGTCTATTAATGTGCAAACGCGTTTGATGTCGGCCATTAAAATGGAGCAAATCGCGGAATCATTCATCCGCCGCCGTGCCATTCGCCACCTTCAAAAAGGCCGTGTGGTAATTTTTGGCGCCGGTACTGGTAACCCCTATTTCACAACCGACTCTGCCGCTTCACTGCGCGCCATCGAAATCAATGCAGATGTAATTCTGAAAGGAACCCGGGTGGATGGGATCTACTCGGCAGACCCCGAAAAAGATGCCTCAGCGGTAAAATACGATACCGTTACCTTCGATGAGGTGTACTCTAAAGGTTTGAACGTGATGGACCTCACCGCATTTACCCTTTGCAACGAAAACAAACTGCCCATCATCGTATTCGATATGAATGCTCCCGGAAATTTATCAAGGGTAATCACAGGTGAGCACGTTGGAACATTGGTAGAATTTTAA
- a CDS encoding ribosome recycling factor: MNEELDLIFDTTREAMQKAIDHLTTELQKIRAGKANPSMLDSVSVDYYGATTPLSQVANINTPDPKTITIQPWEKSMLDTISNAILTANLGFAPQNNGEILIISLPPVTEERRRELVKKARAEAEHAKVSIRTARKEANDEVKKLQKDGLSEDAVRGAEDEVQEMTNSFSNRCDSIVDRKEEDIMKV; the protein is encoded by the coding sequence ATGAACGAAGAACTCGACCTTATTTTCGACACCACGCGTGAGGCCATGCAGAAAGCCATTGACCACCTCACTACAGAGTTGCAGAAGATCCGCGCCGGAAAGGCCAACCCTTCTATGCTCGACAGTGTATCGGTTGATTATTATGGAGCCACCACGCCGCTAAGTCAGGTGGCCAACATCAATACCCCGGACCCCAAAACCATTACGATACAGCCCTGGGAAAAAAGCATGCTCGATACCATTTCGAACGCCATACTCACTGCCAATCTGGGATTTGCTCCACAAAACAATGGAGAGATATTGATTATCAGTTTGCCACCAGTTACAGAAGAACGCCGCCGCGAATTGGTGAAAAAAGCGCGCGCCGAAGCTGAGCACGCCAAAGTGAGTATCCGCACGGCGCGTAAAGAGGCGAACGACGAAGTCAAGAAACTGCAAAAAGATGGCCTGTCAGAAGATGCGGTTCGTGGGGCAGAAGATGAAGTGCAGGAAATGACCAACTCTTTTTCCAACCGCTGCGACAGCATCGTAGACCGCAAGGAAGAGGATATCATGAAGGTGTAG
- a CDS encoding radical SAM protein: protein MAAIRSDTWNILRKTTPSRAWNAAKLFVSYHLSRYTGKPFLWGLPMSMSIEPTTACNLGCPECPSGLRQFSRDTGNLKQPFFEKVINESKGHLSYLTFYFQGEPYINPKFLDMVKYASERNIYTATSTNAHFLNDEMAKKTIESGLDRLIISIDGVTQEVYESYRVHGKLNKVLEGTRNILKWRKKLNASKPLVVFQFLVVRPNEHQIDDVLKLGEELGVDQVVFKTAQVYDYENGNSLIPSNEKYSRYRKGKNGKYRIKNQLLNQCWRMWQGCVVTWDGLVVPCCFDKDAKHRMGDLKNTPMKEVWRGPVYRNFRQKLLRSRSEIDICTNCTEGTKVWSEA, encoded by the coding sequence ATGGCCGCCATTCGCTCCGATACCTGGAATATTCTGCGCAAAACAACGCCCTCGCGGGCATGGAATGCCGCCAAACTATTCGTGAGCTACCATCTTTCGCGCTATACGGGCAAACCTTTTCTCTGGGGCTTACCCATGAGCATGTCTATTGAGCCTACCACTGCCTGCAACCTCGGCTGCCCCGAGTGCCCAAGCGGACTGCGCCAATTTAGTCGCGATACGGGAAACCTCAAGCAGCCGTTTTTCGAAAAAGTAATCAACGAAAGCAAGGGTCACCTCTCATACCTCACCTTTTATTTTCAGGGTGAGCCGTACATCAACCCGAAGTTTCTCGACATGGTGAAGTACGCCTCGGAGCGAAACATCTACACTGCTACGTCCACCAACGCGCATTTTCTGAACGATGAAATGGCGAAGAAAACGATAGAGTCGGGGTTGGACAGGCTCATCATATCGATTGACGGCGTTACGCAGGAGGTGTATGAGTCGTATCGTGTTCACGGCAAACTCAACAAAGTATTGGAGGGCACCCGTAACATTCTGAAGTGGAGAAAGAAACTCAATGCCTCCAAACCACTGGTCGTGTTTCAATTTCTGGTGGTGAGGCCCAATGAGCACCAGATAGACGATGTGCTGAAACTAGGCGAAGAGCTTGGGGTGGACCAGGTGGTGTTCAAAACCGCCCAGGTGTACGATTACGAAAACGGAAATTCACTTATTCCCAGCAATGAAAAATACTCGCGCTACCGCAAGGGCAAAAACGGCAAATACCGAATCAAAAATCAATTGCTCAACCAGTGCTGGCGTATGTGGCAGGGCTGCGTAGTGACCTGGGACGGGCTGGTGGTGCCCTGCTGTTTCGATAAAGACGCCAAGCACCGCATGGGCGATTTGAAAAATACCCCCATGAAAGAAGTTTGGCGCGGCCCCGTGTACCGAAACTTTCGCCAAAAGCTGCTTCGCTCGCGCTCGGAAATTGACATCTGTACCAATTGCACCGAAGGCACCAAGGTGTGGTCAGAGGCGTAA
- the dnaG gene encoding DNA primase, with translation MIPREIVDRIFDAARVEEVIGEFVSLKKTGANYKGLSPFNNERTPSFVVSPSKNIWKDFSSGKGGNAVTFLMEHESLSFPEALRYLAKKYGIEIPEAEEMSAEDQAAANERESLMLINTFAQEFFTDQLHHTDEGKSIGLSYLKERGFDGKTIEKFNLGYCPSAGDAFSKAALAKGYRLEYLEKLGLTRQRNDQPFDFFKGRIIFPIQSISGRVLGFGARTMQRDSKVAKYFNSPESEIYHKSKVLYGIFQARAEIAKADNCYLVEGYTDVTALNQAGITNVVASSGTALTPDQVRLIRRYTPNVTILFDGDSAGIKASFRGIDLILAEGMNVKVLLLPDGHDPDSFSRERSYTEIKQYFEHQSQDFVVFKAGVLMQDAVNDPLRKAAAVKDIVQSIALIPDHITRSVYIQACSTRLDIEEIALKNELNKLLRKDARKKLQVGEDVVPETEAKAPRQTLAPASGTAPQERELMRLLLTYGNEEINVPLPGGEEAEKVEVTLPVCDVIIGELETDGLQFENFRYQRIFNEYCEFREREELPSNDWFMRHEDPHISQLAVDLVSQPYELSAMWEERFHIYTTTEDKRLMHSVMDGIYTFKLRRVMQLITKTEEEMKNATPETDIMQLLERKKRLDTVKMKLAEFSGSTIL, from the coding sequence TTGATTCCACGCGAAATTGTTGACCGAATTTTTGATGCCGCTCGTGTTGAGGAGGTTATCGGTGAATTTGTATCATTAAAAAAAACCGGGGCCAATTACAAAGGCCTTAGTCCGTTCAACAATGAGCGCACGCCCTCGTTTGTGGTATCTCCTTCCAAAAACATCTGGAAAGATTTCAGCTCGGGCAAGGGCGGCAACGCGGTAACCTTCCTGATGGAGCATGAAAGCCTCAGCTTTCCCGAGGCATTGCGCTATCTCGCCAAAAAGTATGGCATTGAAATTCCCGAAGCCGAGGAAATGAGCGCAGAGGATCAGGCTGCCGCCAACGAGCGCGAGAGCCTGATGCTGATTAACACCTTTGCCCAGGAGTTTTTCACGGACCAGCTTCACCACACCGACGAAGGCAAAAGCATTGGCCTCAGCTACCTCAAGGAGAGAGGGTTCGACGGCAAAACCATCGAGAAATTCAACCTCGGTTACTGCCCTTCCGCAGGCGATGCATTCAGCAAGGCCGCGCTTGCCAAAGGCTACCGGCTGGAGTACCTCGAAAAACTGGGACTGACCCGGCAGCGAAACGACCAACCTTTCGATTTTTTCAAGGGACGTATCATTTTCCCGATTCAGAGTATCAGCGGTCGTGTGCTGGGTTTCGGTGCGCGTACCATGCAGCGCGACAGCAAAGTTGCCAAGTACTTTAACTCGCCCGAAAGCGAGATTTACCACAAAAGCAAGGTGCTTTACGGCATCTTTCAGGCGCGTGCGGAAATAGCCAAAGCCGACAATTGTTACCTGGTGGAAGGCTACACCGATGTAACGGCCTTAAACCAGGCTGGAATTACCAATGTGGTGGCCTCTTCCGGCACAGCACTCACCCCCGATCAGGTGCGGCTAATCCGGCGCTACACGCCAAACGTTACGATACTTTTCGACGGAGATTCGGCCGGTATCAAAGCCTCTTTCCGCGGTATTGACCTCATCCTTGCCGAAGGAATGAATGTAAAAGTACTGCTGCTGCCCGACGGCCATGACCCTGATTCTTTCTCGCGCGAGCGCAGCTACACGGAAATTAAGCAGTACTTCGAGCACCAATCGCAGGATTTTGTGGTGTTCAAAGCTGGGGTGCTGATGCAGGACGCGGTGAATGACCCCTTGCGAAAAGCAGCTGCGGTAAAAGATATTGTGCAGAGCATAGCGCTTATCCCCGACCACATTACGCGGTCGGTGTACATTCAGGCATGCAGTACACGGCTCGATATTGAGGAAATCGCCCTCAAAAACGAGCTGAACAAACTGCTCCGCAAGGATGCCCGCAAAAAACTGCAAGTGGGCGAAGATGTGGTTCCGGAGACAGAGGCCAAAGCACCGCGCCAAACCCTTGCACCGGCCAGCGGCACCGCCCCGCAGGAACGCGAGCTGATGCGACTTTTACTAACCTATGGCAACGAGGAAATCAACGTTCCACTTCCGGGCGGTGAAGAAGCTGAAAAAGTAGAGGTTACCCTTCCTGTGTGCGATGTGATTATCGGTGAACTCGAAACCGACGGCCTGCAATTTGAAAACTTTCGCTACCAACGCATTTTCAATGAGTACTGCGAATTCCGCGAACGCGAAGAATTGCCCTCCAACGACTGGTTTATGCGCCACGAAGATCCTCACATCAGCCAATTGGCTGTGGACCTGGTTTCACAACCCTATGAGTTGAGTGCCATGTGGGAAGAGCGCTTTCATATTTACACCACAACCGAAGACAAGCGGCTGATGCATTCCGTGATGGACGGTATTTACACCTTTAAACTGAGGCGCGTAATGCAGCTTATTACCAAAACCGAGGAGGAAATGAAAAACGCCACCCCCGAAACCGACATTATGCAACTGCTTGAGCGCAAAAAACGCCTCGATACGGTAAAAATGAAACTCGCCGAGTTTTCTGGCAGTACCATTCTGTAA